From Nitratidesulfovibrio vulgaris str. Hildenborough, a single genomic window includes:
- a CDS encoding GGDEF domain-containing protein has translation MDLLTTTQIDLFMCLMLLLTLLVAYFKLDRCRAGHGLLVAIIIVIMGLLALEVTSVAIDSRFNPEVAAHDWLVPWARLVNSLGFALVPVPGLLLWFFVHRWTGTAMQGWAIAIGAFPVICNIILSLLSFNGGILFEIAPDNRYSRGPWFALSPLAFYCGQMLTVFFIFRQFRELKREETILLAVTAALPMLIGAIQLVHATILTIWSSWAISTVILFVGVMVCNAETDELTRLDNRTAFRNAIHVARTMNPLRLCVAMIDMDGLKAINDRYGHHAGDDAIRTLAATMRLVFDRKTRLMRLGGDEFAVLEFSDDPAAIYEKLCNVEERLAQHNAMPYRVAFSYGLACSREGEHLDDLLKRCDNLMYERKRNKYRKA, from the coding sequence ATGGATCTCCTGACCACCACCCAGATCGATCTTTTCATGTGCCTCATGCTGCTGCTCACGCTGCTGGTGGCCTACTTCAAACTGGACAGGTGCAGGGCCGGACATGGGCTTCTGGTAGCCATCATCATCGTCATCATGGGACTTCTCGCCCTTGAAGTGACAAGTGTCGCAATCGATAGCCGTTTCAATCCCGAGGTCGCCGCCCATGACTGGCTGGTTCCCTGGGCCAGACTGGTCAATAGCCTCGGCTTCGCGCTTGTCCCCGTTCCGGGGCTGCTGCTCTGGTTCTTCGTCCACCGATGGACGGGCACCGCAATGCAGGGCTGGGCAATTGCTATCGGCGCATTCCCCGTCATCTGTAACATCATCCTGTCACTGTTGAGCTTCAACGGCGGCATCCTGTTCGAAATAGCTCCTGACAACAGGTATTCTCGCGGACCATGGTTCGCGCTCTCCCCCTTGGCCTTCTACTGCGGGCAGATGCTCACAGTGTTCTTCATCTTCAGACAGTTCAGGGAACTCAAAAGGGAAGAGACCATACTGCTGGCGGTCACCGCCGCGCTCCCGATGCTCATAGGCGCCATCCAGTTGGTGCACGCCACCATCCTGACCATCTGGAGCAGTTGGGCAATCTCTACCGTCATCCTCTTTGTGGGGGTGATGGTGTGCAACGCGGAGACCGACGAACTCACACGTCTCGATAACCGGACTGCCTTCCGCAACGCCATCCACGTGGCCCGCACCATGAATCCCCTTCGGCTGTGCGTCGCCATGATCGACATGGACGGACTCAAGGCCATCAACGACCGCTATGGACACCACGCCGGGGATGACGCCATTCGGACCCTCGCCGCCACGATGCGTCTCGTCTTCGACCGGAAGACGCGCCTGATGCGCCTTGGCGGTGACGAGTTCGCGGTCTTGGAATTCTCTGACGACCCTGCGGCCATCTACGAGAAGCTTTGCAACGTCGAAGAGCGTCTTGCGCAGCATAACGCCATGCCCTACCGTGTCGCGTTCAGCTACGGCCTGGCCTGTTCCCGCGAAGGGGAGCACCTCGACGACCTGCTCAAGCGCTGCGACAATCTCATGTACGAGCGCAAGAGAAACAAATACCGCAAGGCGTGA